AACCACAATCGGAACCGGTGAGCCGTCGGCGGCCGCTGCGCTATGTGTTGATCGGCGCCGGGGTGCTCGCCGTCGGTGCGGTGGTGTTCTCCATTGTGCGGCGCTCGATGCGCCCCGAACCTTCCGCGCTGCCACCGAGTGTGGAGATCACCCCCAAACCCTGACGCTGACCGGTCCGGCTATTCGGAGCTGTCCGCGCCGCCGGCCTCGGATCGCTCGTTGGACTGCGCCGTGCCCGTGCTCGGCGTGCGGCCGGCAGGTTCCTTGTTCGCCGACGTTGCCTTGTCCGACGACGACGTTCGGTCGTCGGTCACGTCGTCACCGTCCTCAGCGCTCGACCCGAGTGCGGCCCTTCGATCGGCCGCGGTGCTGCGGGACGGCTCCTCGTCCTCATCGTCGGCCGCCAGACCGGTCTGTCGCGGGTCTGGGTCCCGCGGTTCGACGTCAGCCTCGTCGGCCACCTCCGCCCGCACGGGCTCGGGTGTTTCATCGCGCCCGGGAACAACGGGGGCAGCACCGTCGGCGTCGGCAGCGTCTGCCGGACGCACCGTCCGAACGACCCGCTGTTCGGCGGGGGCTAGGTCGCCGCCGAGGGCCAGGGCGGTGTTCTTCGCCGCGCGCCCCGCGACCGGTTCGTCGGTATCCCCACCGGGCGTCCGCGACGAGTTCGGGTGCACCACCTGCCGGACCGTGGTCACCGCCTTCTTGGTCGCGGTGGCGATGCCCTTGACCACCGACTCCACCGCCGCCGCACCGCTGCGAATCAGGTTGCAGGCGACCTGAACAACCGCCCGGATGACCGCCCCGGTGAACTTCGCGACGTCGACGGCAGCGGTGGCCAGACCGGTGATCACGGTCCGGGTGGCCGCGCCCAACCAGTGGACGGCCGCGGCGATCGCTTGGATGAGCGGATGACTCGGCCCGGCGGGCGTCGGATCGATGGGGTCGGTCGGATCGGTGGGGTCGACCGAGTTCAGGTAATCGACGATGACCTGGACGACCTGCTTTGCGGTCCCGTCGGAGTAGTACACGCCGAAGTTGTCCTGCAGGTTGGGACTACCCGAGTTGGTGTCCTGCAGCGTGTAGATGAACATCGGGCCGGTGCCGGCCATCTGGGACCACGTATTCAGGAAATCCCGGA
This region of Mycolicibacterium diernhoferi genomic DNA includes:
- the cwsA gene encoding cell wall synthesis protein CwsA; its protein translation is MSTDTDARLTPAQRVSRGLKYSVVGPVEVTRGTLALGLNTAATSAAWLGRQIREAQPQSEPVSRRRPLRYVLIGAGVLAVGAVVFSIVRRSMRPEPSALPPSVEITPKP
- a CDS encoding cellulase family glycosylhydrolase translates to MVGTRSESVAHLEASRVVLTAAIDQSSTTLGFADSDLTNTGMSQAEIAQQLDKMQSLGVQNVRILIPWVTIEERQGEYNWDYVDYIVEAANSRGMGILGVINQTPGWAGIPIMAGMPDPAVFGGFAEKVATRYAGKISAYEIWNEPNAINSLDPVDPAAYTRLLQAAYPLMKQVDPTITVVGGVVGAGATLGHITMNPDDFVQGMYDAGAKGYFDALSFHPYQYSVEFSAGAGVAGSPLEQLQQIMQIMAANGDADLKVWATEYGQPTTGQYTAQQQAEFIRDFLNTWSQMAGTGPMFIYTLQDTNSGSPNLQDNFGVYYSDGTAKQVVQVIVDYLNSVDPTDPTDPIDPTPAGPSHPLIQAIAAAVHWLGAATRTVITGLATAAVDVAKFTGAVIRAVVQVACNLIRSGAAAVESVVKGIATATKKAVTTVRQVVHPNSSRTPGGDTDEPVAGRAAKNTALALGGDLAPAEQRVVRTVRPADAADADGAAPVVPGRDETPEPVRAEVADEADVEPRDPDPRQTGLAADDEDEEPSRSTAADRRAALGSSAEDGDDVTDDRTSSSDKATSANKEPAGRTPSTGTAQSNERSEAGGADSSE